Proteins encoded in a region of the Sugiyamaella lignohabitans strain CBS 10342 chromosome B, complete sequence genome:
- a CDS encoding transcription factor, putative, producing the protein MAPQILGAKVKSVLSGDTIVLIPPKGGDQERLLALAYVSSPRLNNNEAFGLESREYLRKLLVGKTIQFKILYSINGRDYGDVISPVFSSLVEKVVADGIVKLRDDSSSKDGYEDDETNSGYASRLAAAQEKAQAGQLGLWSPKLPAPISTLANISKDIIESKKEFPAIIERVISGDRVQVRVLLDHETHYLGNVLIAGIRAPRSASPDAPAEPYGEAAKSFVTSRLLQRSVRLTFVAQSNTGLPIANIAHPAGDIADSLLRNGLASIADWQSQYLGAQKMSSLRGAEKVAKQNNLNLWKATGEDSADHNKSLNSFEALIAKVISPDTYVIRLKSDEERTVQLASVRAPRKNDPSPLDIYAPIAREFARSKFIAKKVNVTVIALRPKTEQFDERELVTLELQGKDIASILVANGYSTVIRHRKGDDHDRSPIWDELLELETQAISKQAGIHSKKTPAPQRLVDASESLTKAKGFQSSLERQARIPAVVDYISSGGRLRLVSSRENIILTLVLAGVRVPRPQEDYGKEALEYVSKRLWQRDVQFSVVNIDKTGGFIGHIYLPGSSIPLSIALVKEGLAEVHEFSAQQSGFQQVLDEAEIEAKKAKKGLWSNYVEQEPVVAPTTTASDNTSSGSSRNYIDILVTSVSPSGTLSYQTGASTTKHSKLLADLASFNLSAANSTQFAFKAHVKRGDSVTVVQGNGKFARGKVLAFDKPDKYTVELVDTGAVKTVGLSALRPLPAQFSLSAIPALAKTAELSFVQTPPANYLDDYVTYLEGKTTGKQLVANIDSPASVSPVSVTLYAADSKGPEDSLNANLIYEGYAFVSPVPSWARDSSWNTYLDSLHEAEGGAKADRVGVWEYGDPRDLED; encoded by the coding sequence ATGGCACCTCAAATTCTTGGAGCAAAAGTGAAATCAGTCTTGTCAGGAGACACAATTGTTCTTATTCCTCCCAAGGGCGGTGATCAAGAACGCCTGTTAGCATTGGCCTACGTCTCGTCCCCTAGACTGAATAACAACGAGGCTTTCGGTTTAGAAAGTAGAGAATACCTTCGCAAACTGTTAGTCGGAAAGACCATTCAATTCAAGATCCTGTACTCAATCAATGGCAGAGATTACGGTGATGTCATTTCCCCAGTGTTCTCGAGTCTTGTTGAGAAAGTGGTAGCAGATGGTATTGTCAAGCTGCGTGATGATTCATCCTCGAAAGATGGTtatgaggatgatgaaacAAATTCAGGATATGCATCAAGATTAGCTGCAGCCCAGGAAAAAGCCCAAGCCGGTCAATTGGGTCTCTGGAGCCCTAAACTCCCCGCACCCATTTCAACTTTGGCCAACATCTCCAAAGATATCATTGAATCTAAGAAGGAATTCCCAGCTATAATTGAAAGGGTCATTTCTGGTGACCGTGTACAGGTCCGTGTGCTCCTTGATCATGAAACACACTATTTAGGCAATGTGCTAATTGCTGGTATCCGAGCTCCCAGATCCGCATCTCCAGATGCTCCTGCTGAGCCTTATGGAGAAGCTGCCAAATCATTTGTCACTTCTCGTTTACTACAGAGATCTGTTAGACTCACCTTTGTTGCTCAGTCAAATACTGGCTTGCCAATTGCCAATATTGCACATCCTGCTGGCGACATTGCTGATTCATTACTTCGCAATGGACTGGCATCGATTGCTGATTGGCAGAGTCAATACCTTGGCGCTCAAAAGATGTCCTCCTTGAGAGGTGCTGAGAAAGTTGCTAAACAAAATAATCTCAACCTTTGGAAAGCAACTGGTGAAGACAGTGCTGATCATAACAAGTCTCTCAACTCTTTTGAAGCTCTGATTGCCAAGGTAATTTCCCCCGATACCTATGTCATTCGTCTGAAATCTGATGAGGAACGAACTGTTCAACTTGCATCTGTTCGTGCACCTCGGAAGAATGATCCTTCTCCTTTAGATATCTATGCTCCAATCGCCAGAGAATTCGCCAGATCGAAGTTTATCGCCAAGAAAGTCAACGTCACAGTCATTGCCCTTCGTCCCAAGACCGAGCAATTCGATGAACGCGAACTAGTTACCCTGGAGCTACAAGGTAAAGATATTGCCAGTATCCTTGTCGCAAATGGCTATTCCACTGTTATTCGTCACAGAAAGGGCGACGATCACGATCGTTCGCCCATTTGGGACGAGCTTCTTGAATTAGAAACGCAGGCCATCTCAAAGCAAGCTGGAATACATTCTAAGAAAACCCCTGCTCCTCAGCGCCTTGTAGATGCCTCAGAGAGCTTGACAAAGGCTAAAGGATTTCAATCATCTTTGGAGCGCCAAGCACGTATCCCTGCAGTCGTTGACTACATTTCTTCCGGTGGTAGGTTGAGACTAGTCTCAAGCAGAGAAAATATCATTCTCACTCTGGTCCTCGCTGGTGTGCGGGTACCTCGTCCACAAGAGGATTATGGAAAAGAGGCTCTAGAATACGTCAGTAAACGCCTCTGGCAACGTGATGTCCAATTTTCTGTTGTTAACATCGACAAGACTGGCGGATTTATTGGTCATATTTACCTTCCTGGTAGTTCTATCCCCCTCTCTATTGCATTGGTCAAAGAGGGCCTTGCTGAAGTTCACGAATTTTCCGCTCAACAAAGTGGATTCCAACAAGTTCTGGATGAGGCTGAAATTGAAGCCAAGAAGGCCAAAAAGGGCTTATGGTCAAATTATGTCGAGCAAGAACCAGTCGTTGCTCCTACCACCACAGCGAGTGATAATACTAGCTCCGGTTCCTCAAGAAACTATATCGATATTTTAGTGACTTCTGTGTCTCCTAGTGGCACCCTGTCTTACCAGACAGGCGCATCTACTACTAAGCACAGTAAACTATTGGCAGATTTGGCATCTTTCAATTTATCGGCTGCTAACTCTACTCAGTTTGCTTTCAAAGCACATGTCAAGAGGGGAGACTCGGTTACCGTTGTCCAAGGCAATGGTAAGTTTGCTAGAGGTAAAGTTTTGGCATTTGACAAGCCTGATAAATACACTGTTGAACTCGTCGACACTGGTGCGGTCAAGACTGTCGGTCTGTCCGCTTTGCGACCTCTTCCTGCTCAATTTTCCTTGTCTGCAATCCCTGCTTTAGCCAAGACCGCTGAGCTTTCTTTTGTCCAAACACCTCCTGCTAACTACCTCGACGACTATGTGACTTACTTGGAGGGTAAGACAACCGGCAAACAGCTTGTTGCCAATATTGACTCTCCAGCAAGCGTATCTCCTGTGTCCGTTACTTTGTACGCTGCGGATTCTAAGGGACCTGAGGATTCGCTTAATGCAAATCTGATTTATGAAGGGTATGCCTTTGTTTCGCCTGTTCCTAGCTGGGCCAGAGACTCGTCTTGGAACACTTATCTTGATTCATTGCATGAAGCTGAGGGTGGTGCCAAGGCTGATCGCGTAGGAGTTTGGGAGTACGGTGACCCAAGAGACTTGGAAGATTAG